Below is a genomic region from Zea mays cultivar B73 chromosome 9, Zm-B73-REFERENCE-NAM-5.0, whole genome shotgun sequence.
TGAAAAAACATAAACAAGTGAAATGATGAAATGGAAAAGGAGCCGCATAAACTATTCGGTTGGTAGCTCGACAAAGGTTCCCACTTGACAAAGCTTTATATACCTCTGTGAAAATTATTTTTGCTTGCTGCAAAGATATATTTGTGTATGAAAAGCTGAGGCTCTGTTTGACATTGTAATGGCTTCTCCTTGGCACCTGTTGGTTTCTATTTTGAAATGACCTAGAGTTTTTTTTCATTTGATGTTTCAATGCAGATTGAAATGTGGGGAATTCCTATTGTTGCTCATTGGACATGTTTTTGTGAAGGAAAACTCTCCCATACATGAACAAATGAAAAATCTGTTTGGTGAGCAGTGCGCATCACTTATATGGGCAGCAAGCCGGTTCGGCTCCACCTTGGATGCAGAGCAAAGGCAGACGACCTTGCAAATACAAGCAATGAGAGTTGTCGAATCCTTGGAACCCTACTAGGACTGGTGCATTCATCTGTGTAACTTACGGGTGATGACAATTTGATGTCTCTAATCTGAGCTGCATGCTCCATTTTGTTCATGCAAGCTTTGTTGTCATTCTCTTCTGTGTAAAGCCATTCTTATGCTACTCTTTTTAGTAAGCTTTGTTAAAAGGATCGTATTAGTTCCATTTGAGAACAATGCATTAGGGAGACACTAGGAAAACATTAAAATATCCATTTTGTTGTGGTAGATTTGAGCTGTTGTACCTGTGATTCAAATAAAAGTGGTTAGTCCAAAGTGCTAGTGAATGTTATTGATCCCTTAACTGATTAAACTGAATACAGTCGGTTCTTGTTCAGTGCATTGGCACGCATTGCATTAGTTCTTAGCACCTTTTGAAATGGTAGTGGTAGAGCTTATCATATACTCACTCTGTTCCATTTTATTTTTATAATTCTCTTGACTTTTTTACCTTAATTTTGATCGACTCATCTTATTAAAAAAAACACTATTATTATAAATTTTTACTATGATATTGTTTAGCATGTAATATACTTTAATTTTGGCTTTCAATTTTTAAGTTTTTTCTGAAATTTTGAATAAGACAAGTCAATCAAACTTGATCTGAAAAAgtcaaatgaattataaattgAAATGAGAGGAAGCATAATTTTTAGTTTGTATGATACACTTAGctggtatgaatgtaatttcaacGTTTGATTTGGTTAAAAGTTCCAAATGCTACGTGTGTAATTGAAACAACCTTACAAATCTCACAAAGCTGATATGGCTGTACCGTTAGAACTAATTCATTCTGATTTGTATGAAATTAATGATGAGTTAATCAAAAGTGGCAAAAGGTATGTCGTAACATAGATGAGTGCACTAGATGCCTCTACGTGTATTTATTACAATTAAAATATAAAGTATTGCTTTACTACGAGATCTTAAAACATTAAAACTGATGTAGAAAATCAATTTGAGAAGAAACGGTTACAGTCGAGAGAGTATTTCTCAAACGAACACTAATGTAGGATGTGCGGCTGACAACTAGGCCCTGCCTATCAGTCTGATATTTATCCCTTCCCCGTTCTCTTCTTCCACCCAGTGTCGAACGCCAACAGGGAAAAAACGACGCCCAGAGCGCCGGCCATCCGCCCATCCCTCCCTTCGCCCGTTCGCTGGGCTCCGATCTCTCCGCCGCCCCAAGCCCGACGGCCCCCACCGTCCGACCTAAACCAATAATACGGCGAAATAGCTGCCACCGCAACTCCTTTTCCGACCTGACGTGCATAGCGCCAGGGCTACCGAAGTTCGCTTCCGATTCGATCTCCACAGCTCCGACCCGACCGCCGCATCTCCGCTCTTACTCGAAGGTGGAGGTCTCCTTCAGCCGCCTTCTACGTCATCGCAACTGCCGGGGTCGGTGGCTGCCTCGAGCACCGTGGCACCTCACGGAACCTTACAGCCTTACAGGTATATCAGTGCTCGTGGAGGTGGTGGGGTGTGCTGTTCAACCTGGGAGAAGGACAGGCAAATTCGAGCCGTGGGAACCCTAGACAGTAGAGGTAGATGGCGTGTGGGAGGTGATGAAACAGCAGAATACCTGTCTCAGATTGTAGCATGCGTTTTAGTGCTAAAATAGCAAAGACAGACCAGATATTTTGCTACTGACTAGTATGCAGCAAGTTCAAGTCTCGACTTAAGTGTTTAAAAGCTAACTTCTTTTAATGAAATCCATTAGCAGAGAAGTGGAAATTAGGCATATACTGAGGTTTTGTAGAAATACAAGGAAATGACCTATCTTTTCAACTGAATGAAAAGGAAAGGAAATGACAGACCTAAGCTCCTACATGAGTAGGGTCTAGAGAAGGAATAACTGAGGCAAGCTTACCCCTGCATTTCATAAAGAGGCTGCATCGAACCCAGATATTTGGCTCAGTGGAAAGGCTTCTCACCATTGCATTAGGCATTTCCTTCTACCTTTCGAATAGAAGCACAACAAAAAACTCCATATCGTGATATGCATTAAATATACTTGTGAACCTAAAATCATATGGTTTGAAGTTTATAAGACTAGAAGTTTCCATGGTGTACTATTGTCCATACCCAAAATGGATTATTGTAGCCAACATTGCTGTAAAAGCAGTTGTCACATTTCACTTAATGTTGACACTTAACTCATATATAAGTTTTGCTATCGCGTCACATAATGACTATTGCGTCACATAGTGACACAATGTTCATAAAAATTCAAATATGTTGTTTGTGCTGGTGCTGCTACAGGCTTTATAATCAGAACTTTCCTTTTTCTCACTCAGTAATTATTTCCTTTTTGTGCAGTTTCATGGAGTGTGGACTTCTGTTGCGAACAAACATGGAGAAAAGATATCTGTGATCTCAACTGAAATATGGAGCCAGTCAAACTAGTTGAGGGGTACAACTTTGATGACCATACTACAAGTGATGTCCGTGTTTGCTTTAAACTGATTGATGAGCAGCCGGAATGGTTTTCCTGCCACTCATCTGTTCTTTCCCAAAACAGCAAGTATTTTTCAGATCGGCTTGGTCAAAATGATATCCGCTCTAATAGTTGCGTTGAAATTGAATGCCCAAGAGCTCAGTATGACCATTATGTCAAGATGTTGAAGTTGATGTATCTTCCCGGGGAATCAATTGTAGATTCATTTGATTCTGTTAAATCAGCTCTGGGTGTTCTTCGAGCATCAAATTCACTCGGATGCGAGTTGGTTACCAAAGGATGTATTGCATACATTGAAGCTGTCCCATGGGATGATAATGAGGAGGAGGAGATATTAGAAGTAGCTCGGAGCCTTGGCTCAGATGCAGTGTCTCTATTAGCTCGTCTGCATGCCCCAAGTGCAGACGCTGTTAAGAATGTCTTCATCTCTGCCATACGATTTGCTACGTGCATGGAAACGCTGTTCCCTCCTTTTCTGGATGACCTCAAGACTTCTGCTCAGGAGCAAACTGACTTTATGATCCATGAAGACGATGAAACTGCTCTGGTTATGATGGATGAAGATGTCAGATCTGTGGTGCAGGAAGGTATAACAAAACTGTTATCTGGACTTAGGACCGGGCTTGATCTGTTGGCAACCGAGTTTGATCAATCACCTGATCAAGCAGAGAAAGGGATTCTGTGTAGCTTAGCTGACATCGACTGGGTAGCTAATCTGTCAACCAAGATTGAGATGACGCACGCCTTTGTTTCTGGCTGGTCAGAAATGTCGGGCCATATTCTTTCAGTGGTTCAGGACAGCAAGTATAGCTCAGGCTTGTGGGCTGTCAAGGCAAAGCTTATCGAAGTGACTGGAAAGGCCCTGGACGCTGTTGGCTACGGCACAGTGGTTCTCCCGGCACCATCTAGATTCCATCTCCTGAAGACATGGCTTCCTTATATCCAAACGACAAAACGTTCGCTGGATGGAAATAGCAAGGGCGAAATGTCTCTGCAGATGGATTCAGACATGTGGCAGAATGTGGAGAGCGCAATAGTCTCGATGGTGCTAGCGCTGCCGTCTGATGACCAGGCCGATATCCTGTCGGAGTGGATGAAGAACGCAGAGCAGTTCAGGTATCCTGATCTCACCGAGGCATTCGAGGTGTGGTGCTATCGCAGCAAAACAGCAAAGAGAAGGCTTGTGGGAGGACTGAATGGGTCTAGCTCTAGCAATCCCACAGTTAGCTCCTAAGGCTACTGTTAGTTTGGCCTTTTTGTTGTAGCCCCTGATCAGCTAAACTGGCCGGTTGGTACCAAGTATATGCAGCCAACTGTATCCCCATCGTTGTATGCTGTAAAGCAACTGCTCATGTTTTATATACTTCAGTTTCATTGCAGTGCCAGCTTATGTTCGGTTCAGTAAGGAAAGTAGCCTAATCTTGTTTCATCTAGAAAACAGGTGTGCATTAAGAAGTTAACCCACAGTTGATTTCCTTTTGAGAGGATCCTTGGCGGAGTTTTACTCAAATGGAACATAACTAGGGCCCTTTTAAGATGGTATTCTTTGGATGAAGCCAACGTCTTGCAAGAAAAAACCAAGATCTGTCATATGAGTGCCGTGTCGTGCTGCCGAGCACGAGGGAGGTCGTTCTTTAGAGCTACTGCACAGTGGTCCATCAGTTAGGTTGCGAATTTTAGTTGACAGAGATCATTGTCTTCATCAAACTGCTTGGTTTCAAACAGTGGGACTAAACTATGGTCCGTCCTAATCCAGCTAGAAACAGAGTACTGACCCTATCTACTCATCCACACATCATTAGTCATCTCCAAACCGAACCATTTGGGACTTGGCACTTCTGTGAAAGGCGGTGCATTATTAACTTGTCCCGTTGTGGCGCAGGGAGGAATCTCCCGTGCCTTTCAGTTTCAGCTAATCATCGACGGCTCTGCGGCCATCATGAGCCCAATCTTCCGCTAATGATGTCCTAAACCATGCCGGATCGTTTTAAGTACACAGTGTAGGTTTAGTTGCGTACTTTACTTGTTGGTAGCAAATGACTTCCTTTTTTTTATTATGATGATGGGAGGAATCAAGGGACGATGATTGCTTGCAAGTGTCCAGCTTGCCTCCTGATGTGTTAGGGTTACCTAGAAAGAGGCTTTCCTCATAGTGGAACATAaaggagggggagaggagagggtgTTTAACAAGTAGCTAGCTAGAGGTAGTACAATTGAGTCGTCTTCCCCAGTCCATCATTTTTTTAATAATCCTCCTCCTACCTAATAGATCATGTgtgttctttatggcctcactttTCCAACAAGTGAACAGTTATCTCCTTAGGAGCAGTGTCAACCATTGCCAAATTGGCGGCAGCTGGCCTATGGTGGAGCTTGAGCTGCAAGCATGcatgtagggatgaaaacggtttcggaatttttcggtattccggaaaccgatttcgaaatttttcggtCGGATTCctcggtaacggtatttttcgaaaacggaatcggttttcgaaattttctatcggaatcggtatcggaatcggaaattaccggatttgtgtctcggaattttccggAATTGTACCTCGGAATTTTTtggaattgtgtctcggaattttccagcatgtgatttttcgcatcgcctgtacgtctctagataaggattacttattttgTATTTTTTGGACACCTTTAGATTTTTTTGGATAGATGGTTTTGTaaggcagttgagattaacgatttgatcttttccacacactaggttttagggttttcctgtgaggttgtgaaaaactttttatgtgaggaaaaaatatttcataagtaagcatgccatgtcagctagatcgagtggatattgtgaattgtgaactttgagtctatgaacttgtgatctttatgaacttgttatactgtaaactttgttatattgtgaacttgtgatctttgtacactttttatattataaatttgtgatccttgtgaactttttatattatgaacttgttatatcataaattgtgaacttgtggtctttgtgatcttttgtcaaaTTTGTTGTATTATGAAGTTTGATATATTTACCGATTGTATTTTAGATTccgaccgttaccggtgtattttccgcaccaaactttcgtttccgatgtttccgaaataccgatatcgtttccgtttccggagttaccgttttcgattttgtttccgataaaaaatatgaaaacggtaatggttttagtgtttaccgaccgtttccgaccgttttcatccctacatgCATGCATGTTTAACCTTAGCTTCTTTGTTCTTCCCCTTTGCTGCTACCTTTATCCATTCACCCGTGCCGCCGCCGTGCATAAACTCAGCAAACTGCTCCTGTTGTCGCTGAGGACCAAATCCATGGTCcctcttctttcttttttttccttcAGCTAGAAACAAGCCATCTATCTGATGCCAGTGCCAGGCATGATTGGAGATGACGTGCAAATAGTGAAGCCCACTACTGCAAGCGGCCAAAGGGAGAGTATCTAGTGCATGCGATTGGATGGAATCATTGTCCTTGGCTAGTGGAGTTGAAAACCTTGCTCTTAGTGTTAATCTAATCTAGTGCAAGTGCAACGCATGGACGATAGGGAGAAAACTGTGCTGAGGTGCATTTTTAACTGGATGATTCATATATATTACAGGTAGTCATAAGGCTACGTACACTGGATTATATTGTAAGGCATACACTACcatttgcttttctttttctgttctAGTGTTCTGTATATACTCTACTATACATCACTAGCTTAATTACTGACTATCTGCTCTGGTTTTCATTTCCGAGACTGATACTACCTGTCCACGTTTTAGGATGTGTGACCTGACCAggggcacacacacacacatcggGCGGCGATCAAAACTTGCGGATCTGTAGGCCGCTACGCCGCGAGGGCCATGGCGCGGTCCGCGTCGGAGCTCTGATGAGCTTGGGGCCGGAGTAGTCCCGTGCCGACAGCGACATGGACaccagtcgttgtcgtcgtcctctgAACCTTCTCTGCCGTTACGTTCTCGGAGAAGGCCCACAGCCTGGCGGCCTCCTCGCAGCTGGCGCCCAGCCTGGACGGCGAGGCCTCGTTGCAGTCGGCGAAGTACTTCCCGGACACTCCGGCCACCGCCGGGTGCGCCGCCACGTAGCACGTCGTCGCGGCCGCCTGGATGGAATGGAGGGACCGGGCTTTTTCGTCATTCCGAGCTCGGATCGGACAGACAAATGGAACAGAGCGGCGTATATATGTGACAGGGGCAGAGGAACGGACGATTCGTCATACGGGTGGCGACTACTGACCTGAGGAATCGTCTTGAGGAGCTTGGACGCCAGGAAGAACACTGTGTCTGCATGCAAgtgaacatggcatgagaatgagGACGTCTTCGTCTTGTTTGTTAGGCAATGGAAGCAACATCTGCTTCTCTGTCGTGCTCAGGGAAAAAGTAGACGAGAAGAACGGAAGAAGGGAAGAGAAAGCGGTGGCGGCGTACTGGTGATGAGGCCGTCGCGGTCGCGGATGAGACGGGTCCGGACGATGCCGGGGTGGACGCAGTTGGCCGTGACGTTGGCGCCCATCTCGCTGAGCCGGTCGGCGAGCGCTCTGGTGTGCAGGACGTTGGCGAGCTTGGACAGCGCGTACGCCCTCGTCGGATCATACGGTCTGTTGCATATATTGGGGTGAGGTCAGCCAGCAGCCAGTCAAGTCAGTCGTCAGAGGCTAGCTGATGAACGAGATGACGGGGAAAAGCGAGCTAGCTAGCACAGCACGGAGCGAGCACACGCACATCTTCCTCCGTGTGACGCGGTCGAGGTAGCCGAGGGCGTCGCCGTCGCCGGGGAACCAGCTGTGGATGGTGGAGGAGACGTTGACGATGCGGCCCTGGACGCCGGTGGCCCGCGCCGTGTCCGCCATCTTGTCCAGCAGCAGCCTGGTGAGCAGGAAGTGGCCCAGGTAGTTGGTGGCGAAGGTCATCTCCACGCCGTCCTCCGACACGGCGAAGCGGTCGGCGTACTTGCCGGCGTTGTTGCTGTACGTACGCACGCACGCACGTGAACCATGTGTCAGTCCATGTAAGTTAGCCgcagttgttgctgctgctgccttGGCAGGTGGACTCATTACTGATGGATGCAGCAGCAGCATGAAGAAAGAAAGGTGAACAGGCACACGTACACGAGGAGGTTGAGGGGGAGCCCGAGGTCGAGGAACCGCGCGACGAAGCGGCGCACGGAGGCGAGCGAGCTGAGGTCGAGCGGCAGCACGGCGACGTCGGCGCCCGGGCACTCGGCGCGCACCCGCGCGCGGGCCTCCTCGGCGGCCTTGAGGCTCCGCGCCGGCAGCACCAGCCGCGCGCCGCGCCCGGCCAGCACCCGCGCCGTCTCCGCGCCGATCCCCGACGTGGCGCCCGTGATGATGGCGGTGACGTGGCGCAGGTCGCCGGCCGCGGCC
It encodes:
- the LOC100191308 gene encoding BTB/POZ domain-containing protein At3g05675, producing the protein MEPVKLVEGYNFDDHTTSDVRVCFKLIDEQPEWFSCHSSVLSQNSKYFSDRLGQNDIRSNSCVEIECPRAQYDHYVKMLKLMYLPGESIVDSFDSVKSALGVLRASNSLGCELVTKGCIAYIEAVPWDDNEEEEILEVARSLGSDAVSLLARLHAPSADAVKNVFISAIRFATCMETLFPPFLDDLKTSAQEQTDFMIHEDDETALVMMDEDVRSVVQEGITKLLSGLRTGLDLLATEFDQSPDQAEKGILCSLADIDWVANLSTKIEMTHAFVSGWSEMSGHILSVVQDSKYSSGLWAVKAKLIEVTGKALDAVGYGTVVLPAPSRFHLLKTWLPYIQTTKRSLDGNSKGEMSLQMDSDMWQNVESAIVSMVLALPSDDQADILSEWMKNAEQFRYPDLTEAFEVWCYRSKTAKRRLVGGLNGSSSSNPTVSS
- the LOC103638146 gene encoding short-chain dehydrogenase TIC 32, chloroplastic-like encodes the protein MLASLRYLAGTAGPSGFGSRTTAEEAAAGDLRHVTAIITGATSGIGAETARVLAGRGARLVLPARSLKAAEEARARVRAECPGADVAVLPLDLSSLASVRRFVARFLDLGLPLNLLVNNAGKYADRFAVSEDGVEMTFATNYLGHFLLTRLLLDKMADTARATGVQGRIVNVSSTIHSWFPGDGDALGYLDRVTRRKIPYDPTRAYALSKLANVLHTRALADRLSEMGANVTANCVHPGIVRTRLIRDRDGLITNTVFFLASKLLKTIPQAAATTCYVAAHPAVAGVSGKYFADCNEASPSRLGASCEEAARLWAFSENVTAEKVQRTTTTTGVHVAVGTGLLRPQAHQSSDADRAMALAA
- the LOC103638146 gene encoding short-chain dehydrogenase TIC 32, chloroplastic-like isoform X1, whose translation is MLASLRYLAGTAGPSGFGSRTTAEEAAAGDLRHVTAIITGATSGIGAETARVLAGRGARLVLPARSLKAAEEARARVRAECPGADVAVLPLDLSSLASVRRFVARFLDLGLPLNLLVNNAGKYADRFAVSEDGVEMTFATNYLGHFLLTRLLLDKMADTARATGVQGRIVNVSSTIHSWFPGDGDALGYLDRVTRRKIPYDPTRAYALSKLANVLHTRALADRLSEMGANVTANCVHPGIVRTRLIRDRDGLITNTVFFLASKLLKTIPQVSSRHPYDESSVPLPLSHIYAALFHLSVRSELGMTKKPGPSIPSRRPRRRATWRRTRRWPECPGSTSPTATRPRRPGWAPAARRPPGCGPSPRT